One Lentibacillus cibarius DNA window includes the following coding sequences:
- a CDS encoding DUF2768 domain-containing protein produces MSEGMLNMWVSFIGMGLLLLAMGLILLSRYKLKGWLAGIVSLIAYLSLLLGAVIIIYIVFSGPTR; encoded by the coding sequence ATGTCTGAAGGAATGCTGAATATGTGGGTTTCGTTTATTGGCATGGGACTGCTGCTATTAGCCATGGGGCTTATCTTACTAAGCAGGTATAAACTAAAAGGGTGGCTAGCCGGGATTGTATCTCTTATAGCCTATCTATCATTACTGCTTGGTGCTGTCATCATTATATATATTGTATTTAGCGGACCAACACGGTAG
- a CDS encoding NAD(P)H-dependent glycerol-3-phosphate dehydrogenase, producing the protein MQKVAVLGAGSWGTALSIVLADNGHDVRLWTHRKQQADEINTTNTNKRYLQVNLPQQIQAFDELEKAIDDVSAIVIVVPTKAIREVCSELNEKLRHQPTLIHATKGIEPESLKRVSQLISEEMSTYNYEDIVVLSGPSHAEEVGKRLPTTVTVSSVNEQNATFTQDLFINESFRVYTSTDMVGIELGGALKNIIALGAGISDGLGYGDNAKAALITRGLAEITRLGVSLGASPLTFLGLPGVGDLIVTCTSSHSRNWRAGNLLGKGHKLDDVLEQMGMAVEGVRTTKAANQFAREQQIEMPITNGLHQVLFNDKKPRDVVDQLMNRSKREEMDDLAAFIRTDFRD; encoded by the coding sequence TTGCAAAAAGTAGCTGTTTTAGGTGCCGGTAGTTGGGGCACCGCATTAAGTATTGTTTTAGCCGATAATGGACATGATGTGCGGCTATGGACACATCGCAAACAGCAAGCTGACGAAATAAACACAACTAATACGAATAAGCGTTATTTACAAGTGAATTTGCCGCAACAAATTCAGGCATTTGATGAACTTGAAAAGGCGATTGATGATGTATCGGCAATCGTAATCGTTGTACCAACAAAAGCAATCCGTGAAGTTTGTAGTGAACTGAATGAAAAACTTCGCCATCAGCCGACGCTTATCCATGCAACAAAGGGTATTGAACCGGAGTCGCTCAAACGTGTATCTCAGTTGATTAGCGAGGAAATGAGTACATATAATTATGAAGATATTGTTGTACTGTCCGGTCCAAGCCATGCCGAAGAAGTCGGTAAACGCCTGCCAACAACCGTCACTGTGTCTTCTGTTAATGAACAGAATGCTACGTTCACCCAAGACTTGTTTATTAATGAATCGTTCCGTGTTTATACAAGTACGGATATGGTCGGTATTGAACTTGGTGGTGCGCTAAAAAACATCATTGCACTTGGAGCAGGCATTTCTGATGGGCTTGGTTATGGTGACAACGCAAAGGCAGCACTTATAACCAGAGGACTTGCTGAAATAACTCGGCTAGGGGTATCTCTTGGTGCCAGCCCACTAACCTTTTTGGGTCTTCCGGGGGTCGGCGATCTGATTGTTACTTGTACAAGCTCACATAGTCGCAACTGGCGTGCAGGTAATCTTTTGGGTAAAGGGCACAAGCTTGATGACGTACTAGAGCAGATGGGGATGGCCGTTGAGGGCGTCCGTACAACAAAGGCGGCAAATCAGTTTGCACGTGAGCAGCAAATTGAAATGCCGATAACAAATGGATTGCATCAAGTTCTTTTTAATGATAAAAAACCAAGAGATGTGGTCGATCAATTGATGAACCGAAGTAAACGTGAGGAAATGGACGATTTAGCTGCATTTATACGAACTGATTTTCGTGACTGA
- the spoIVA gene encoding stage IV sporulation protein A: MERVDVFKDISKRTNGDIYLGIVGAVRTGKSTFIKRFMELGILPNISDESERDRAQDELPQSAAGRTIMTTEPKFIPNQAVSVHVDEGLDVNVRLVDCVGYAVEGAKGFEDENGPRMINTPWYEEPIPFHDAAEIGTRKVIQEHSTIGVVITTDGSFGDIERSDYEDPEEKIVEEMKEVGKPFIMVVNSARPSSHETELLRQELSEKYDIPVLAMSIESMSEHDVYNVMREALYEFPVLEVNVNLPSWVMVLHDEHWLRKDYQEAIQTTVKNIRRLRDVDSIVEDFSGYEHIDNANLAGIEMGEGIAEIDLHAPDYLYDEVLKEIVGEEIRGKEHLLELMQDFAHAKREYDQVASALQMVKQTGYGIAAPQLEDMELDEPEIIRQGSRFGVRLKAIAPSIHMIKVDVESEFAPIIGTEKQSEELVRYLMQDFEEDPLSIWESDIFGRSLSSIVREGIQAKISLMPENARYKLKDTLERIINEGSGGLIAIIL; this comes from the coding sequence TTGGAGAGAGTTGATGTTTTCAAAGATATTTCGAAACGGACGAATGGAGATATTTACCTTGGGATTGTAGGTGCTGTCCGGACCGGGAAATCAACATTTATTAAACGTTTTATGGAATTGGGTATACTGCCGAATATATCTGATGAAAGTGAACGTGACAGGGCGCAAGATGAATTACCACAAAGTGCTGCCGGAAGGACGATTATGACAACCGAACCAAAATTCATTCCCAATCAGGCAGTTTCTGTCCATGTTGATGAAGGTCTTGATGTGAATGTTCGACTGGTTGATTGTGTTGGTTATGCAGTAGAAGGGGCGAAAGGATTTGAAGATGAGAATGGCCCTAGAATGATCAATACACCATGGTATGAAGAACCTATTCCATTTCACGATGCAGCTGAGATCGGTACTAGAAAGGTCATTCAGGAACATTCCACAATTGGTGTTGTCATCACAACAGATGGCTCGTTCGGAGATATTGAGCGTTCCGATTACGAGGATCCGGAAGAGAAAATTGTTGAGGAAATGAAGGAAGTTGGCAAACCTTTCATCATGGTTGTTAATTCTGCACGGCCAAGCAGTCATGAAACAGAATTATTACGCCAGGAACTCTCGGAAAAATATGATATACCAGTACTGGCAATGAGCATTGAATCCATGTCAGAACATGATGTTTATAATGTGATGCGCGAAGCATTATATGAATTCCCAGTATTGGAAGTCAATGTGAATCTGCCAAGCTGGGTAATGGTGCTGCATGATGAGCACTGGCTTCGCAAGGACTATCAGGAAGCTATCCAGACAACCGTGAAAAACATCCGGAGACTTAGGGATGTAGATAGCATTGTTGAGGATTTCTCCGGATACGAGCACATTGACAATGCCAACCTTGCAGGAATCGAAATGGGCGAAGGGATAGCCGAAATTGACCTGCATGCCCCAGACTATCTGTATGACGAGGTTCTGAAAGAAATTGTCGGGGAAGAAATACGCGGCAAAGAACATTTACTTGAATTGATGCAAGATTTTGCACATGCAAAACGAGAATATGACCAAGTTGCTAGTGCATTGCAAATGGTAAAACAAACTGGATATGGTATCGCGGCACCACAATTAGAGGATATGGAACTGGATGAACCGGAGATTATCCGTCAGGGCTCCAGATTTGGCGTCCGACTAAAAGCGATAGCTCCATCTATTCATATGATTAAGGTTGATGTTGAATCAGAATTTGCACCTATTATTGGCACCGAAAAACAAAGCGAGGAACTGGTCAGATACTTGATGCAAGACTTTGAAGAAGATCCACTGTCCATTTGGGAGTCTGATATATTCGGAAGATCCTTGAGCTCTATCGTTCGGGAAGGCATACAGGCGAAGATTTCACTCATGCCGGAAAATGCAAGGTATAAATTAAAAGATACGCTTGAACGAATTATTAATGAAGGTTCCGGCGGGTTAATAGCAATTATTTTATAG
- a CDS encoding HU family DNA-binding protein, producing the protein MNKTDLIDAVAEKSDLSKKDATKAVDAVFESVMDSLKKGEKVQLIGFGNFEVRERSERKGRNPQTGEEIKIPASKVPAFKPGKALKESVQ; encoded by the coding sequence ATGAATAAAACAGACTTGATTGATGCTGTTGCAGAAAAAAGCGATCTTTCTAAGAAGGATGCTACAAAAGCTGTAGATGCGGTTTTTGAATCTGTCATGGATTCACTTAAAAAAGGTGAAAAAGTTCAATTAATAGGATTCGGCAACTTTGAAGTGCGCGAACGTTCAGAACGGAAAGGTCGTAATCCACAGACAGGGGAAGAAATTAAAATTCCTGCAAGTAAAGTTCCTGCATTCAAACCAGGAAAAGCCCTTAAAGAAAGTGTACAGTAA
- a CDS encoding stage VI sporulation protein F — translation MSNSQDNLFGKVQEQSNINTNDIYKVANSVKNADFSDEQTVRELVQHLAQMADKPISKAKEDRIVETITNNNMPVDMQTLNKMFKK, via the coding sequence ATGAGTAACAGTCAGGATAATCTTTTTGGCAAGGTACAGGAGCAGTCTAATATAAATACAAACGACATTTATAAAGTTGCAAACTCTGTCAAAAATGCTGATTTCTCAGATGAACAGACGGTAAGGGAACTTGTTCAGCATTTAGCGCAAATGGCCGATAAACCAATATCAAAAGCGAAGGAAGACAGGATTGTAGAAACGATCACGAATAATAATATGCCCGTGGATATGCAGACATTAAATAAAATGTTTAAAAAATAG
- the cmk gene encoding (d)CMP kinase: MGTNAIAVAIDGPAAAGKSTVAKIVANELAYIYIDTGAMYRALTLKVLRKQIPLDEDKAITNLLADTDIQLKQSDSTQHVLMDGEDVTSVIRSEHVTNNVSYVAKHAIVREEMVNRQRELARKRGVVMDGRDIGTHVIPDAEVKIFLKATVEERARRRYEENMQKGFAADLEKLKEEIEQRDRIDSKREVAPLVQANDAIELDTTDLSINDVAAAILEKVNKVLKNRGG; this comes from the coding sequence ATGGGAACAAATGCAATAGCAGTAGCAATTGACGGTCCGGCAGCTGCCGGGAAAAGTACCGTTGCCAAAATCGTAGCAAACGAACTAGCCTATATTTATATTGATACAGGTGCTATGTACCGTGCCTTGACATTGAAAGTGCTTAGGAAACAAATTCCTTTGGATGAAGACAAGGCCATCACCAATTTACTTGCTGACACGGACATTCAGCTGAAGCAGTCGGATAGTACACAGCATGTTCTCATGGACGGGGAAGATGTAACTTCAGTCATTCGATCGGAACATGTGACGAACAATGTATCTTATGTCGCGAAACATGCAATTGTTCGCGAAGAAATGGTCAATCGGCAGCGGGAATTAGCCAGGAAACGTGGTGTTGTCATGGACGGACGTGACATTGGAACACATGTCATTCCAGACGCAGAAGTTAAGATCTTTCTGAAAGCTACCGTTGAGGAACGTGCTAGAAGGCGATATGAGGAAAATATGCAAAAAGGATTTGCTGCAGATTTGGAAAAACTAAAAGAAGAGATTGAACAAAGGGACCGGATTGATTCAAAGAGGGAAGTTGCCCCATTGGTTCAAGCCAATGACGCCATAGAACTAGATACAACTGATTTGTCCATCAATGATGTTGCTGCAGCTATCCTTGAAAAGGTCAATAAAGTGCTGAAAAACAGGGGGGGTTGA
- a CDS encoding heptaprenyl diphosphate synthase component 1, producing MQTSSMELNNLKVLINEKIHNSLIEKYVQVPYLNDDKLYMLTLVLNNTALPDEKKKNYITAAMLVQMALDIHDAVPETNDCLQTDDEVKSKQLSVLAGDYYSSLYYLLLSEVEEVELIRVLATAIKEINEGKMELHYKMNEDSFYISMQLIKKVESLLIIRVAEFTGEKMIRDIAAEWLTIRKLSTARKPSDSGVKEVPLDIWDEHIASKDRQTIETFLNRELRSINHHLVRFPSRLAGLSTELKETLNESLANSRSIAEEG from the coding sequence TTGCAAACATCCAGTATGGAATTAAACAATCTAAAAGTGCTAATTAATGAGAAAATACATAATTCATTAATCGAAAAATATGTACAAGTTCCTTATTTGAATGATGATAAATTATATATGTTAACATTAGTTCTTAATAATACAGCGTTGCCGGATGAAAAAAAGAAGAATTACATCACGGCCGCCATGCTTGTCCAGATGGCATTAGATATACATGACGCTGTCCCTGAAACAAATGATTGTCTGCAAACGGATGATGAAGTAAAGTCGAAGCAATTATCCGTTTTGGCAGGAGATTATTATAGTAGCTTATATTATTTGCTTCTTTCGGAAGTAGAAGAAGTTGAACTAATTAGAGTTCTTGCGACTGCTATTAAAGAAATTAATGAGGGTAAGATGGAATTACACTATAAAATGAATGAAGACTCATTTTATATATCGATGCAACTTATTAAAAAAGTAGAATCACTTTTAATTATACGGGTTGCAGAATTTACCGGCGAAAAAATGATTCGCGATATCGCCGCTGAATGGCTGACGATTAGAAAGCTTTCCACCGCACGAAAACCTTCAGATAGTGGCGTCAAAGAGGTACCTCTAGATATTTGGGATGAACACATCGCCAGTAAGGACCGTCAAACCATTGAAACATTCCTTAATAGGGAATTAAGATCCATTAACCATCATTTGGTTCGGTTTCCGTCCCGTCTTGCCGGGCTAAGTACAGAATTAAAAGAGACACTGAATGAATCACTTGCCAATAGTAGATCGATTGCGGAAGAAGGGTAA
- the rpsA gene encoding 30S ribosomal protein S1, whose protein sequence is MSESSNEMPQLNIGDIVTGTVVKVEEKQVLVNIGYKTEGIIPISELSSLHIEKASDLVQEDDTLELYVKRMEDDEVILSKKAVDAEKAWESLEEKYRTGDVFETEIKEIVKGGLVADVGVRGFMPASLVETYYVDDFSDYINQPIRVKIVDLDREQNRVILSHKDVVQDELNEKKHEVLQSLEEGQVLEGVVERLTNFGVFVNLGGIDGLVHISQLAHEHVEKASDVVAEGDTIKVEVLSVDKDNERISLSHKKTLPGPWANIEDRVTQGDVLEGTVKRLVNFGAFVEVFPGVEGLVHISQIANRHIGTPQEVLEVGQQVKVKVLDVSEKDERISLSIKELQQEQEASEVKQYEKDEDQSGFQLGDFIGDKLNKYK, encoded by the coding sequence ATGAGTGAATCCAGTAACGAAATGCCACAATTGAATATAGGTGATATTGTGACAGGAACTGTTGTAAAGGTGGAAGAAAAACAAGTTCTTGTTAATATCGGCTATAAGACGGAGGGGATTATTCCCATCAGTGAATTGTCCAGCCTCCATATTGAGAAAGCCAGTGACCTTGTACAGGAGGATGACACACTGGAGTTGTATGTTAAGAGAATGGAAGACGATGAAGTCATCTTGTCCAAAAAAGCGGTAGATGCGGAAAAAGCATGGGAGTCATTGGAAGAAAAGTATCGTACTGGTGATGTTTTTGAGACTGAAATCAAGGAAATTGTAAAAGGTGGACTTGTTGCTGATGTGGGTGTACGCGGGTTCATGCCTGCTTCACTAGTGGAAACGTACTATGTAGATGATTTTTCCGACTATATTAATCAACCCATACGTGTTAAAATTGTCGATCTGGACCGGGAGCAAAATCGTGTAATCCTCTCCCATAAAGATGTTGTACAGGATGAGCTGAATGAGAAAAAACATGAAGTACTCCAGTCATTGGAAGAAGGGCAAGTTCTCGAAGGGGTAGTGGAGCGCTTGACCAACTTTGGTGTGTTCGTGAACCTTGGCGGTATTGATGGACTTGTACATATATCCCAGCTAGCACATGAACATGTTGAAAAAGCTTCGGATGTAGTCGCTGAAGGTGATACGATAAAAGTGGAAGTATTGTCAGTTGACAAGGATAATGAGCGTATTTCGCTATCTCACAAGAAAACATTACCTGGTCCATGGGCAAATATTGAAGACCGTGTAACGCAGGGGGATGTACTTGAAGGTACTGTTAAACGTCTTGTGAACTTTGGTGCTTTTGTGGAAGTATTCCCAGGTGTTGAAGGGTTAGTGCACATATCCCAAATAGCTAATCGACATATTGGGACACCGCAAGAAGTGCTTGAAGTAGGCCAACAGGTAAAAGTGAAAGTGTTGGATGTCAGTGAAAAGGATGAACGAATATCGTTAAGCATCAAGGAGTTGCAGCAGGAACAAGAGGCTAGCGAAGTCAAACAGTATGAAAAAGATGAAGATCAATCAGGTTTCCAGCTTGGTGATTTCATTGGAGATAAGTTAAATAAATATAAATAA
- the der gene encoding ribosome biogenesis GTPase Der, whose translation MRKSVVAIVGRPNVGKSTIFNRLVGERISIVEDTPGVTRDRIYAEAEWLTTTFNLIDTGGIEMSDEPLLVQMRHQAEIAIDEADVIIFMVNGQEGITAADDEVAKILYKSNKPVVLGVNKIDNPEMRETIYDYYTLGFGEPHPISGAHGLGLGDLLDTVVGYFPEQQDEVQDEDTIYFSVIGRPNVGKSSLVNALLNEERVIVSDVEGTTREAIDTRLRNDGQDFVIIDTAGMRKRGKVYEAAEKYSVLRALKAIERSDVVLTLIDAETGIREQDKKIAGYAHEAGKAIIMVVNKWDTVDKDEKTMKEFEEKVRSHFQYLDYAPIVFLSAKTKKRLHTLIPALKTASENHAKRVPTNVLNDVIMDSLALNPTPTVKGKRLKVLYATQVAVKPPTFVIFVNDPALMHFSYKRFLENRIREAFGFVGSPINIFARKRA comes from the coding sequence ATGAGGAAATCTGTTGTAGCAATTGTAGGAAGACCAAATGTAGGTAAATCAACTATTTTTAACAGGCTTGTCGGGGAGCGGATATCCATTGTGGAGGATACGCCGGGTGTGACACGCGACCGGATTTATGCCGAAGCTGAATGGCTAACGACAACGTTTAACTTAATTGATACTGGCGGAATTGAAATGAGTGATGAACCACTCCTTGTACAGATGCGCCACCAAGCTGAAATTGCCATTGATGAGGCGGACGTTATCATCTTCATGGTCAATGGTCAAGAAGGAATAACAGCAGCAGATGATGAGGTTGCTAAAATTCTGTATAAATCAAATAAACCAGTTGTTCTTGGTGTGAATAAAATCGATAATCCGGAAATGCGCGAGACAATATACGACTACTATACACTGGGTTTTGGCGAACCACACCCGATATCGGGCGCTCATGGTCTCGGACTTGGTGACTTACTTGACACCGTTGTTGGATACTTCCCTGAACAGCAAGATGAAGTCCAGGACGAAGACACCATTTATTTCAGCGTAATTGGGCGACCGAATGTTGGAAAATCCTCGCTTGTTAATGCATTGCTGAATGAAGAGCGGGTCATTGTTAGTGATGTGGAGGGAACAACCAGAGAAGCTATTGACACTAGACTGCGTAATGATGGCCAGGATTTTGTCATTATTGATACGGCTGGCATGCGCAAACGCGGCAAAGTTTATGAAGCGGCTGAAAAATATAGTGTCCTTCGTGCATTGAAGGCAATTGAACGATCAGATGTAGTTTTAACGCTTATTGATGCGGAAACAGGTATACGGGAACAAGACAAAAAAATTGCCGGCTATGCACATGAAGCCGGTAAAGCAATTATCATGGTCGTCAACAAATGGGACACTGTTGATAAGGATGAAAAGACCATGAAAGAATTTGAGGAAAAAGTCCGTTCTCATTTTCAGTATCTCGATTATGCTCCGATTGTTTTTCTATCAGCAAAAACGAAAAAACGGTTGCATACCTTGATACCAGCGTTAAAAACTGCCAGCGAGAATCATGCTAAACGAGTTCCAACCAATGTTCTGAACGATGTGATTATGGATTCTTTGGCATTAAATCCGACACCAACCGTGAAAGGGAAACGGCTGAAGGTGCTTTATGCAACACAGGTGGCTGTTAAACCGCCGACATTTGTCATATTTGTCAACGATCCTGCGTTAATGCACTTTTCTTATAAACGCTTTTTGGAAAACAGGATTAGAGAGGCTTTTGGCTTTGTCGGGTCACCAATTAACATTTTTGCACGAAAACGCGCTTAA
- a CDS encoding flagellar brake protein: MKIGMALSLEVSDPDSGEVSKYRSKIIDQNKQYLFINLPIDTHTDKTTFFREGTQFTAVYIGDGQSVHMFKTQAAGTYRLDNIPALAIQLPDAEQIKTIQRRRFVRVKTAVDVAVHGKNLGFTTVTQDISAGGLSIVLPTGINVKEKEILTVWLVLIMRTGEYQYIQAAAEVVRINHEKNGSRISLKFKEITNAAQQKIIRFCFDEQLKTRRKELS, encoded by the coding sequence ATGAAAATCGGTATGGCGCTAAGCTTGGAAGTTAGCGACCCTGACAGTGGTGAAGTCAGTAAATATCGTAGCAAAATTATTGACCAAAATAAGCAATATTTGTTTATAAACCTGCCGATTGATACGCATACAGACAAAACAACTTTCTTCCGGGAAGGAACCCAATTCACTGCTGTCTATATCGGTGATGGTCAATCGGTTCATATGTTTAAGACACAGGCTGCGGGAACATACAGGCTGGATAATATCCCGGCACTGGCAATACAACTGCCTGATGCCGAGCAAATCAAAACAATCCAGCGACGCCGGTTCGTCCGCGTCAAAACTGCTGTGGATGTGGCGGTGCACGGAAAAAATCTTGGTTTCACTACGGTAACACAGGATATTAGTGCCGGCGGGTTATCAATTGTTCTGCCGACTGGAATTAATGTAAAGGAAAAAGAAATATTAACTGTCTGGTTAGTATTAATAATGCGTACAGGGGAGTATCAATATATTCAAGCAGCTGCTGAGGTGGTCCGCATAAACCATGAAAAAAATGGAAGTAGGATCTCACTTAAATTCAAAGAAATTACAAACGCGGCGCAGCAAAAAATCATCCGCTTTTGCTTCGATGAACAGCTGAAAACCAGGAGAAAAGAATTATCGTAA
- a CDS encoding demethylmenaquinone methyltransferase: MQQPSKEERVHDVFEKIYDRYDSMNAIISFQRHKAWRKDVMKQMNVQKGAKALDVCCGTGDWSISLAEAAGNSGAVIGLDFSDNMLSVAREKNRNLEYKQLSFIQGNAMELPFESNSFDYVTIGFGLRNVPDYMRVLKEMYRVVKPGGKVVCLETSQPTMIGFRQGYYLYFRFIMPLLGKLFAKSYQEYAWLYESAKNFPDKKKLKQMFYRAGFNYVKVKHYTGGVAAMHMGIKKESGNL, from the coding sequence ATGCAGCAACCATCAAAAGAAGAACGAGTACATGATGTTTTTGAGAAAATATATGACCGCTATGACTCCATGAACGCAATTATTTCTTTTCAGCGACACAAAGCTTGGAGAAAAGACGTCATGAAGCAGATGAATGTCCAAAAAGGAGCCAAGGCATTGGATGTATGCTGTGGAACAGGGGATTGGTCAATTTCTTTGGCGGAAGCTGCAGGGAATTCCGGAGCAGTAATTGGACTGGACTTTAGTGACAACATGTTGTCTGTCGCTAGAGAAAAAAATCGGAATTTAGAATACAAACAGCTATCTTTCATTCAAGGAAATGCCATGGAACTACCATTTGAAAGCAATTCATTCGATTATGTTACCATCGGATTTGGGTTGCGCAATGTCCCTGACTATATGAGAGTGCTGAAAGAAATGTACCGGGTCGTTAAACCTGGTGGAAAAGTGGTATGCTTGGAAACCTCACAACCAACTATGATTGGTTTTCGCCAGGGGTATTATCTTTATTTCCGGTTTATTATGCCATTATTGGGAAAGTTATTCGCAAAAAGTTATCAGGAGTACGCATGGTTGTATGAATCTGCTAAGAATTTTCCTGATAAAAAGAAACTTAAACAAATGTTTTACAGAGCAGGCTTTAATTATGTTAAGGTGAAACACTATACAGGAGGAGTAGCCGCCATGCATATGGGAATAAAGAAAGAAAGCGGCAATCTTTAA
- the mtrB gene encoding trp RNA-binding attenuation protein MtrB, which produces MESNDFFVIKALEDGVNVIGLTRGTDTRFHHSEKLDENEVMIAQFTEHTSAVKVRGKAVIQTSHGEMYND; this is translated from the coding sequence ATGGAAAGCAATGACTTTTTTGTTATTAAAGCACTGGAAGATGGTGTGAATGTAATCGGGTTAACAAGGGGGACAGATACGCGCTTCCACCATTCAGAAAAATTGGATGAGAATGAAGTGATGATTGCACAGTTCACAGAGCATACCTCTGCTGTAAAAGTTAGAGGTAAAGCTGTCATCCAAACGAGCCACGGAGAGATGTATAACGACTAG
- the hepT gene encoding heptaprenyl diphosphate synthase component II — protein sequence MKLTKTYGHLKKELDMIEYALADAIQAEHDTLRETSTQLLKAGGKRIRPVFVLLCGQLGEYNAERVTTVAVSLELIHMASLVHDDVIDDAALRRGEPTIKQLYGNRTAMYTGDFILARALENITKLKNPSAHRILSGTMVQVAKGEIEQIRDKYNWNQNLRDYLRRIKRKTALLIAASCKLGAIASNVDEKRAAKLFWYGYYIGMSYQIIDDILDFTASERELGKPAGNDLLQGNVTLPVLLAMQDPSFERQLRETFADPELVTRTSMDNLLDSLKQTDAIAASYRISNQYLQKALKQLDDIPHNKAKHTLQSIAKYIGKRRS from the coding sequence ATGAAGTTGACGAAAACATATGGGCACTTAAAAAAAGAATTGGATATGATTGAATATGCTCTGGCCGATGCGATTCAGGCCGAACATGATACTTTGCGCGAAACTTCCACACAGTTGCTAAAGGCAGGGGGAAAACGTATCCGCCCTGTTTTTGTCTTGTTGTGCGGACAACTCGGGGAATATAACGCCGAGCGTGTTACAACGGTTGCTGTATCGTTAGAACTGATACATATGGCATCACTCGTTCATGATGATGTGATTGATGATGCAGCTTTGCGTCGAGGTGAACCCACTATCAAACAATTGTATGGCAACCGCACCGCGATGTATACTGGTGATTTTATTCTGGCCAGAGCATTAGAGAATATCACCAAACTGAAAAATCCGTCTGCCCATCGCATTCTTTCCGGGACGATGGTGCAAGTGGCTAAAGGTGAAATTGAACAAATCAGGGATAAATATAACTGGAATCAAAACTTACGGGATTATTTACGAAGAATCAAAAGAAAAACTGCATTGCTTATCGCGGCAAGCTGTAAACTCGGCGCTATTGCTTCTAATGTAGACGAAAAGCGAGCTGCTAAGTTGTTTTGGTATGGCTATTACATCGGGATGTCATACCAGATTATTGATGACATTCTTGATTTTACTGCATCGGAAAGGGAACTCGGTAAACCTGCAGGTAATGATTTATTACAAGGAAATGTCACGTTGCCGGTACTTTTGGCAATGCAAGACCCTTCATTTGAACGACAACTTCGTGAAACGTTTGCAGATCCGGAGCTGGTTACTAGAACATCCATGGACAACCTACTTGACTCATTGAAGCAAACAGATGCTATTGCGGCATCCTATCGAATCAGTAATCAATATTTGCAAAAAGCACTTAAACAGTTAGATGATATTCCACATAACAAAGCAAAGCATACGTTGCAGAGCATTGCCAAATATATTGGCAAAAGACGTTCATAA
- a CDS encoding lysophospholipid acyltransferase family protein produces the protein MSLYTAAKTILSAIFYPLYRIRVIGKENVPKHGPVIICSNHISNFDPPVVGITSPRDIYFMAKGELFEHVFLRKLLRAIHAFPVKRGMKDRNALRQGLQILEDGKTLGLFPEGTRSKTGTLGKPMAGAGFFALRSNAAIVPCAIIGPYKPGKKLTVIYGEPMDMEAHRSAKTNAKDAADAIMAEIGKLIENYNPQHASLDK, from the coding sequence ATGAGCCTTTATACTGCCGCCAAAACAATTTTATCAGCTATTTTTTATCCTTTATATCGCATTCGCGTTATAGGAAAAGAAAATGTCCCAAAGCATGGCCCTGTTATCATTTGTTCCAACCATATTTCAAATTTTGACCCCCCTGTTGTCGGAATAACATCACCAAGGGATATTTATTTCATGGCAAAAGGGGAACTTTTTGAACATGTCTTTTTGCGGAAACTGCTTCGTGCAATACATGCATTCCCGGTTAAAAGAGGGATGAAAGATCGTAATGCATTGCGCCAAGGATTGCAAATACTTGAAGATGGAAAAACATTAGGACTTTTCCCGGAAGGTACCCGGAGCAAAACTGGGACACTAGGAAAGCCAATGGCAGGCGCAGGCTTCTTTGCATTGCGGTCAAATGCAGCCATCGTTCCATGTGCCATAATTGGCCCCTACAAACCCGGGAAAAAACTAACCGTTATTTACGGCGAACCAATGGACATGGAAGCACACCGATCCGCCAAGACTAACGCAAAAGATGCAGCAGATGCAATTATGGCTGAAATCGGAAAGCTGATTGAAAATTATAATCCCCAGCATGCATCTCTTGACAAATAA